The Stomoxys calcitrans chromosome 3, idStoCalc2.1, whole genome shotgun sequence genome includes a region encoding these proteins:
- the LOC131995896 gene encoding uncharacterized protein LOC131995896 has protein sequence MHYYGKVFYVAMAFIVALIIEDTLCQSPNLLHFGASTEPEYYRMAGNEYQMEELKRTPRSFWKKLFKNGLFGDRTCNYETEDGTAPSFEPFQSLQCWRPFQPFPLFSNCARCPCPESPTFSYDNEQSNIPNSYDENESDSTYVPAKEELGNQSSEPVENNMANPTYDVPADYSANNKPNSVQPQIYENEGTDTSSRKIPQIFYQPIIYVSPQFQEHTNTIYPDDCKSLPGNPNIGPSKYSLPPLNEMPVVPSKQHVPYSTSMVIPLTLDDQPYRTCPELFEDYNRRLNKLCLCAQPQSC, from the coding sequence atgcattattatGGAAAGGTTTTTTATGTTGCAATGGCTTTCATCGTGGCGTTGATAATTGAGGACACACTTTGTCAGTCGCCAAATTTATTACATTTTGGTGCTTCGACAGAGCCAGAATACTACAGGATGGCAGGAAATGAGTAtcaaatggaagaactgaagcGCACTCCAAGATCGTTTTGGAAAAAACTGTTTAAAAATGGTTTATTTGGCGACAGAACATGTAACTACGAAACCGAAGATGGTACAGCGCCATCTTTCGAACCATTTCAATCTTTACAATGTTGGCGACCCTTTCAACCCTTCCCACTATTCTCCAATTGTGCAAGATGCCCGTGTCCAGAAAGTCCCACGTTTAGTTATGATAACGAACAAAGCAATATTCCGAACAGCTATGACGAAAACGAGAGTGATAGCACTTACGTTCCTGCTAAGGAAGAATTAGGCAATCAGAGTTCAGAACCTGTTGAAAATAATATGGCTAATCCAACATATGATGTTCCAGCTGATTATTCAGCAAATAACAAGCCGAACAGCGTCCAACCGCAGATATACGAAAATGAAGGCACTGATACGTCCAGCAGGAAAATTCCTCAGATATTTTATCAACCAATAATTTATGTTTCACCACAATTTCAAGAGCACACAAATACAATCTATCCGGACGACTGCAAATCGTTGCCAGGCAACCCAAATATCGGACCGTCTAAATACTCGTTGCCCCCTTTAAATGAAATGCCAGTAGTCCCATCGAAACAGCACGTACCCTATTCAACATCTATGGTGATCCCCCTTACACTAGATGATCAGCCTTACCGAACGTGTCCGGAACTATTTGAAGACTATAACCGGCGCTTAAATAAACTGTGTCTCTGCGCACAACCGCAAAGTTGCTAA